A stretch of the Ictidomys tridecemlineatus isolate mIctTri1 chromosome 5, mIctTri1.hap1, whole genome shotgun sequence genome encodes the following:
- the Thbs1 gene encoding thrombospondin-1 isoform X2 → MGLAWGFIVLFLLHVCDTNRIPESGGDNSVFDIFELTGAARRGSGRRLVKGPDPSSPAFRIENANLIPPVPDDKFQDLVDAVRADKGFLLLASLRQMKKTRGTLLAVERKDHSGQIFSVVSNGKAGTLDLSLSVQGNQQIVSVEEALLATGQWKTITLFVQEDRAQLYIDCEKMENAELDVPIQNIFTRDLANIARLRIAKGDVNDNFQGVLQNVRFVFGTTPEDILRNKGCSSATNVLLTLDNNVVNGSSPAIRTNYIGHKTKDLQAICGISCDELSSMVLELRGLRTIVTTLQDSIHKVTEENKVLANELRKPPLCYHNGIQYRNNEEWTVDSCTECHCQNSVTICKKVSCPIMPCSNATVPDGECCPRCWPSDSADDGWSPWSEWTSCSATCGNGIQQRGRSCDSLNNRCEGSSVQTRTCHIQECDKRFKQDGGWSHWSPWSSCSVTCGDGVITRIRLCNSPSPQMNGKPCEGEARETKACRKDACPINGGWGPWSPWDICSVTCGGGVQKRSRLCNNPMPQFGGKDCIGDVTENQVCNKQDCPIDGCLSNPCFAGAKCTSYPDGSWKCGACPPGYSGNGIQCKDVDECKEVPDACFNHNGEHRCKNTDPGYNCLPCPPRFTGSQPFGRGVEHAMANKQVCKPRNPCTDGTHDCNKNAKCNYLGHYSDPMYRCECKPGYAGNGIICGEDTDLDGWPNEDLVCVANATYHCKKDNCPNLPNSGQEDYDKDGVGDACDDDDDNDKIPDDRDNCPFHYNPAQYDYDRDDVGDRCDNCPYNHNPDQADTDNNGEGDACAADIDGDGILNERDNCQYVYNVDQKDTDMDGVGDQCDNCPLEHNPDQLDSDSDHIGDTCDNNQDIDEDGHQNNLDNCPYVPNANQADHDKDGKGDACDHDDDNDGIPDDRDNCRLVPNPDQKDSDGDGRGDACKDDFDHDNVPDVDDICPENVDISETDFRRFQMIPLDPKGTSQNDPNWVVRHQGKELVQTVNCDPGLAVGFDKFNAVDFSGTFFINTERDDDYAGFVFGYQSSSRFYVVMWKQVTQSYWDTNPTRAQGYSGLSVKVVNSTTGPGEHLRNALWHTGNTPGQVRTLWHDPRHIGWKDFTAYRWRLSHRPKTGFIRVIMYEGKKIMADSGPIYDKTYAGGRLGLFVFSQEMVFFSDLKYECRDS, encoded by the exons ATGGGGCTGGCCTGGGGATTCATTGTTCTGTTCCTGTTGCATGTGTGTGACACCAACCGAATTCCAG AGTCTGGGGGAGACAACAGCGTTTTTGACATCTTTGAACTCACTGGAGCTGCCCGCAGGGGTTCTGGGCGCCGGCTGGTGAAGGGGCCTGACCCATCCAGCCCAGCTTTCCGCATTGAGAATGCCAACCTGATCCCCCCTGTGCCTGATGACAAGTTCCAAGACCTAGTGGATGCTGTGCGGGCAGACAAAGGTTTCCTCCTCCTGGCTTCCCTGAGGCAGATGAAGAAGACCCGGGGCACACTGCTGGCTGTGGAACGTAAAGACCACTCTGGCCAGATCTTCAGTGTGGTCTCCAATGGCAAAGCAGGCACCCTGGACCTGAGCCTGAGTGTTCAGGGGAATCAGCAGATAGTGTCTGTGGAAGAAGCTCTTCTGGCCACTGGCCAGTGGAAAACCATCACCCTGTTTGTGCAGGAAGACAGGGCCCAGCTGTACATCGACTGTGAGAAGATGGAGAATGCTGAACTGGATGTCCCCATCCAAAACATATTTACCAGGGACCTGGCCAATATCGCCAGGCTCCGCATTGCAAAGGGAGACGTCAATGACAATTTTCAG GGGGTGCTGCAGAATGTGAGGTTTGTCTTTGGAACCACACCAGAAGACATCCTCAGGAACAAAGGGTGCTCCAGTG CTACAAATGTCCTCCTCACTCTTGACAACAATGTGGTGAATGGTTCCAGCCCTGCCATCCGCACCAACTACATTGGCCACAAGACAAAGGACCTGCAAGCTATTTGTGGCATCTCCTGTGATGAGCTGTCCAGCATGGTCCTGGAACTCAGGGGCCTGCGCACCATCGTGACCACATTGCAGGACAGCATCCACAAAGTG ACGGAAGAGAACAAAGTGCTGGCCAATGAACTGAGGAAACCTCCACTCTGCTATCACAACGGGATTCAGTATAGGAATAATGAGGAATGGACTGTGGATAGCTGCACTGAGTGTCACTGTCAG AACTCAGTCACCATCTGCAAAAAGGTGTCCTGTCCCATTATGCCCTGCTCAAATGCCACTGTTCCTGATGGAGAATGCTGCCCACGGTGTTGGC CCAGCGACTCTGCAGATGATGGCTGGTCTCCATGGTCAGAGTGGACTTCCTGCTCTGCAACGTGTGGCAATGGAATTCAGCAACGCGGTCGCTCCTGTGACAGCCTCAACAACCGATGTGAGGGCTCCTCAGTCCAGACACGGACCTGCCACATTCAGGAGTGTGACAAGAGAT TTAAACAGGATGGCGGCTGGAGCCACTGGTCCCCATGGTCATCTTGTTCTGTGACATGTGGTGATGGTGTGATCACAAGGATTCGGCTCTGCAACTCTCCCAGCCCCCAGATGAATGGGAAACCATGTGAAGGCGAAGCCCGGGAGACCAAAGCTTGCAGGAAAGACGCCTGCCCCA tcaATGGAGGCTGGGGTCCCTGGTCACCGTGGGACATTTGTTCTGTCACCTGTGGAGGAGGGGTGCAAAAACGTAGCCGGCTCTGCAACAACCCCATGCCCCAGTTTGGAGGCAAAGACTGCATTGGTGATGTGACAGAAAACCAAGTCTGCAACAAGCAGGACTGTCCAATTG ATGGGTGCCTATCCAATCCCTGCTTTGCTGGTGCCAAGTGTACTAGCTATCCTGATGGCAGCTGGAAATGTGGTGCTTGTCCTCCTGGTTACAGTGGAAATGGCATCCAGTGCAAAGATGTTGATGAG TGCAAAGAAGTGCCTGATGCCTGCTTCAACCACAACGGGGAGCACAGATGTAAGAACACAGACCCTGGCTATAACTGCTTGCCCTGCCCTCCACGCTTCACTGGCTCACAGCCCTTTGGGCGAGGTGTCGAGCATGCCATGGCCAACAAACAG GTATGCAAGCCCCGAAACCCCTGCACAGATGGGACACATGACTGCAACAAGAATGCCAAGTGCAACTACCTGGGCCACTACAGTGACCCCATGTACCGCTGTGAGTGCAAACCTGGATATGCTGGCAATGGCATCATCTGCGGGGAGGACACAGACCTGGATGGCTGGCCAAACGAGGACTTGGTGTGTGTGGCCAATGCAACGTACCACTGCAAAAAG GACAACTGCCCCAACCTTCCCAACTCAGGGCAGGAAGACTATGACAAGGATGGAGTTGGTGATGCCTGTGATGATGATGACGACAATGACAAAATTCCAGATGACAGG GACAACTGTCCATTCCATTACAACCCTGCCCAGTATGACTATGACAGAGATGATGTGGGAGACCGCTGTGACAACTGCCCCTACAACCATAACCCAGACCAGGCAGACACAGACAACAATGGTGAAGGAGATGCCTGCGCCGCAGACATTGATGGAGATG GTATCCTCAATGAACGAGACAACTGCCAATATGTCTACAATGTGGACCAGAAGGACACTGatatggatggagttggagatcAGTGTGACAACTGCCCCCTGGAACACAATCCAGATCAG CTGGACTCTGACTCCGACCACATTGGAGACACCTGTGACAACAATCAGGACATTGATGAAGATGGCCACCAGAATAATCTAGATAACTGTCCCTACGTGCCCAATGCTAACCAGGCTGACCATGATAAGGATGGCAAGGGAGATGCTTGTGAccatgatgatgacaatgatggcATTCCTGATGACAGGGACAACTGCAGACTGGTGCCCAATCCTGACCAGAAGGACTCTGATG GTGATGGTCGAGGTGATGCTTGCAAAGATGACTTTGACCATGACAATGTGCCAGACGTTGATGACATCTGTCCTGAGAATGTTGACATCAGTGAGACCGATTTCCGCCGATTCCAGATGATTCCTCTAGATCCCAAAGGGACATCCCAAAATGACCCTAACTGGGTTGTCCGCCATCAGGGTAAAGAGCTCGTGCAGACTGTCAACTGTGATCCTGGACTTGCTGTAG GTTTTGATAAGTTTAATGCCGTGGATTTCAGTGGCACCTTCTTCATCAACACTGAAAGGGATGATGACTACGCTGGATTTGTGTTTGGCTACCAGTCCAGCAGCCGCTTCTATGTTGTTATGTGGAAGCAAGTCACCCAGTCCTACTGGGACACCAACCCTACAAGGGCTCAGGGATACTCAGGCCTTTCAGTAAAAGTTGTGAACTCTACCACAGGGCCTGGCGAGCACCTACGAAATGCCCTATGGCACACAGGAAACACCCCTGGCCAG gTGCGCACCCTGTGGCATGACCCTCGTCACATAGGCTGGAAAGATTTCACTGCCTACAGATGGCGTCTCAGCCACAGGCCAAAGACAGGTTTCATTAG AGTGATAATGTATGAAGGGAAGAAAATCATGGCTGACTCAGGACCTATCTATGACAAAACCTATGCTGGTGGTCGGCTAGGATTGTTTGTCTTCTCTCAAGAAATGGTGTTCTTCTCTGACCTGAAATATGAATGTAGAG ATTCCTAA
- the Thbs1 gene encoding thrombospondin-1 isoform X1 — MGLAWGFIVLFLLHVCDTNRIPESGGDNSVFDIFELTGAARRGSGRRLVKGPDPSSPAFRIENANLIPPVPDDKFQDLVDAVRADKGFLLLASLRQMKKTRGTLLAVERKDHSGQIFSVVSNGKAGTLDLSLSVQGNQQIVSVEEALLATGQWKTITLFVQEDRAQLYIDCEKMENAELDVPIQNIFTRDLANIARLRIAKGDVNDNFQGVLQNVRFVFGTTPEDILRNKGCSSAATNVLLTLDNNVVNGSSPAIRTNYIGHKTKDLQAICGISCDELSSMVLELRGLRTIVTTLQDSIHKVTEENKVLANELRKPPLCYHNGIQYRNNEEWTVDSCTECHCQNSVTICKKVSCPIMPCSNATVPDGECCPRCWPSDSADDGWSPWSEWTSCSATCGNGIQQRGRSCDSLNNRCEGSSVQTRTCHIQECDKRFKQDGGWSHWSPWSSCSVTCGDGVITRIRLCNSPSPQMNGKPCEGEARETKACRKDACPINGGWGPWSPWDICSVTCGGGVQKRSRLCNNPMPQFGGKDCIGDVTENQVCNKQDCPIDGCLSNPCFAGAKCTSYPDGSWKCGACPPGYSGNGIQCKDVDECKEVPDACFNHNGEHRCKNTDPGYNCLPCPPRFTGSQPFGRGVEHAMANKQVCKPRNPCTDGTHDCNKNAKCNYLGHYSDPMYRCECKPGYAGNGIICGEDTDLDGWPNEDLVCVANATYHCKKDNCPNLPNSGQEDYDKDGVGDACDDDDDNDKIPDDRDNCPFHYNPAQYDYDRDDVGDRCDNCPYNHNPDQADTDNNGEGDACAADIDGDGILNERDNCQYVYNVDQKDTDMDGVGDQCDNCPLEHNPDQLDSDSDHIGDTCDNNQDIDEDGHQNNLDNCPYVPNANQADHDKDGKGDACDHDDDNDGIPDDRDNCRLVPNPDQKDSDGDGRGDACKDDFDHDNVPDVDDICPENVDISETDFRRFQMIPLDPKGTSQNDPNWVVRHQGKELVQTVNCDPGLAVGFDKFNAVDFSGTFFINTERDDDYAGFVFGYQSSSRFYVVMWKQVTQSYWDTNPTRAQGYSGLSVKVVNSTTGPGEHLRNALWHTGNTPGQVRTLWHDPRHIGWKDFTAYRWRLSHRPKTGFIRVIMYEGKKIMADSGPIYDKTYAGGRLGLFVFSQEMVFFSDLKYECRDS; from the exons ATGGGGCTGGCCTGGGGATTCATTGTTCTGTTCCTGTTGCATGTGTGTGACACCAACCGAATTCCAG AGTCTGGGGGAGACAACAGCGTTTTTGACATCTTTGAACTCACTGGAGCTGCCCGCAGGGGTTCTGGGCGCCGGCTGGTGAAGGGGCCTGACCCATCCAGCCCAGCTTTCCGCATTGAGAATGCCAACCTGATCCCCCCTGTGCCTGATGACAAGTTCCAAGACCTAGTGGATGCTGTGCGGGCAGACAAAGGTTTCCTCCTCCTGGCTTCCCTGAGGCAGATGAAGAAGACCCGGGGCACACTGCTGGCTGTGGAACGTAAAGACCACTCTGGCCAGATCTTCAGTGTGGTCTCCAATGGCAAAGCAGGCACCCTGGACCTGAGCCTGAGTGTTCAGGGGAATCAGCAGATAGTGTCTGTGGAAGAAGCTCTTCTGGCCACTGGCCAGTGGAAAACCATCACCCTGTTTGTGCAGGAAGACAGGGCCCAGCTGTACATCGACTGTGAGAAGATGGAGAATGCTGAACTGGATGTCCCCATCCAAAACATATTTACCAGGGACCTGGCCAATATCGCCAGGCTCCGCATTGCAAAGGGAGACGTCAATGACAATTTTCAG GGGGTGCTGCAGAATGTGAGGTTTGTCTTTGGAACCACACCAGAAGACATCCTCAGGAACAAAGGGTGCTCCAGTG cAGCTACAAATGTCCTCCTCACTCTTGACAACAATGTGGTGAATGGTTCCAGCCCTGCCATCCGCACCAACTACATTGGCCACAAGACAAAGGACCTGCAAGCTATTTGTGGCATCTCCTGTGATGAGCTGTCCAGCATGGTCCTGGAACTCAGGGGCCTGCGCACCATCGTGACCACATTGCAGGACAGCATCCACAAAGTG ACGGAAGAGAACAAAGTGCTGGCCAATGAACTGAGGAAACCTCCACTCTGCTATCACAACGGGATTCAGTATAGGAATAATGAGGAATGGACTGTGGATAGCTGCACTGAGTGTCACTGTCAG AACTCAGTCACCATCTGCAAAAAGGTGTCCTGTCCCATTATGCCCTGCTCAAATGCCACTGTTCCTGATGGAGAATGCTGCCCACGGTGTTGGC CCAGCGACTCTGCAGATGATGGCTGGTCTCCATGGTCAGAGTGGACTTCCTGCTCTGCAACGTGTGGCAATGGAATTCAGCAACGCGGTCGCTCCTGTGACAGCCTCAACAACCGATGTGAGGGCTCCTCAGTCCAGACACGGACCTGCCACATTCAGGAGTGTGACAAGAGAT TTAAACAGGATGGCGGCTGGAGCCACTGGTCCCCATGGTCATCTTGTTCTGTGACATGTGGTGATGGTGTGATCACAAGGATTCGGCTCTGCAACTCTCCCAGCCCCCAGATGAATGGGAAACCATGTGAAGGCGAAGCCCGGGAGACCAAAGCTTGCAGGAAAGACGCCTGCCCCA tcaATGGAGGCTGGGGTCCCTGGTCACCGTGGGACATTTGTTCTGTCACCTGTGGAGGAGGGGTGCAAAAACGTAGCCGGCTCTGCAACAACCCCATGCCCCAGTTTGGAGGCAAAGACTGCATTGGTGATGTGACAGAAAACCAAGTCTGCAACAAGCAGGACTGTCCAATTG ATGGGTGCCTATCCAATCCCTGCTTTGCTGGTGCCAAGTGTACTAGCTATCCTGATGGCAGCTGGAAATGTGGTGCTTGTCCTCCTGGTTACAGTGGAAATGGCATCCAGTGCAAAGATGTTGATGAG TGCAAAGAAGTGCCTGATGCCTGCTTCAACCACAACGGGGAGCACAGATGTAAGAACACAGACCCTGGCTATAACTGCTTGCCCTGCCCTCCACGCTTCACTGGCTCACAGCCCTTTGGGCGAGGTGTCGAGCATGCCATGGCCAACAAACAG GTATGCAAGCCCCGAAACCCCTGCACAGATGGGACACATGACTGCAACAAGAATGCCAAGTGCAACTACCTGGGCCACTACAGTGACCCCATGTACCGCTGTGAGTGCAAACCTGGATATGCTGGCAATGGCATCATCTGCGGGGAGGACACAGACCTGGATGGCTGGCCAAACGAGGACTTGGTGTGTGTGGCCAATGCAACGTACCACTGCAAAAAG GACAACTGCCCCAACCTTCCCAACTCAGGGCAGGAAGACTATGACAAGGATGGAGTTGGTGATGCCTGTGATGATGATGACGACAATGACAAAATTCCAGATGACAGG GACAACTGTCCATTCCATTACAACCCTGCCCAGTATGACTATGACAGAGATGATGTGGGAGACCGCTGTGACAACTGCCCCTACAACCATAACCCAGACCAGGCAGACACAGACAACAATGGTGAAGGAGATGCCTGCGCCGCAGACATTGATGGAGATG GTATCCTCAATGAACGAGACAACTGCCAATATGTCTACAATGTGGACCAGAAGGACACTGatatggatggagttggagatcAGTGTGACAACTGCCCCCTGGAACACAATCCAGATCAG CTGGACTCTGACTCCGACCACATTGGAGACACCTGTGACAACAATCAGGACATTGATGAAGATGGCCACCAGAATAATCTAGATAACTGTCCCTACGTGCCCAATGCTAACCAGGCTGACCATGATAAGGATGGCAAGGGAGATGCTTGTGAccatgatgatgacaatgatggcATTCCTGATGACAGGGACAACTGCAGACTGGTGCCCAATCCTGACCAGAAGGACTCTGATG GTGATGGTCGAGGTGATGCTTGCAAAGATGACTTTGACCATGACAATGTGCCAGACGTTGATGACATCTGTCCTGAGAATGTTGACATCAGTGAGACCGATTTCCGCCGATTCCAGATGATTCCTCTAGATCCCAAAGGGACATCCCAAAATGACCCTAACTGGGTTGTCCGCCATCAGGGTAAAGAGCTCGTGCAGACTGTCAACTGTGATCCTGGACTTGCTGTAG GTTTTGATAAGTTTAATGCCGTGGATTTCAGTGGCACCTTCTTCATCAACACTGAAAGGGATGATGACTACGCTGGATTTGTGTTTGGCTACCAGTCCAGCAGCCGCTTCTATGTTGTTATGTGGAAGCAAGTCACCCAGTCCTACTGGGACACCAACCCTACAAGGGCTCAGGGATACTCAGGCCTTTCAGTAAAAGTTGTGAACTCTACCACAGGGCCTGGCGAGCACCTACGAAATGCCCTATGGCACACAGGAAACACCCCTGGCCAG gTGCGCACCCTGTGGCATGACCCTCGTCACATAGGCTGGAAAGATTTCACTGCCTACAGATGGCGTCTCAGCCACAGGCCAAAGACAGGTTTCATTAG AGTGATAATGTATGAAGGGAAGAAAATCATGGCTGACTCAGGACCTATCTATGACAAAACCTATGCTGGTGGTCGGCTAGGATTGTTTGTCTTCTCTCAAGAAATGGTGTTCTTCTCTGACCTGAAATATGAATGTAGAG ATTCCTAA